The DNA sequence GAGTCCCTACTACTTTGTGCCGGATTAGTGACAGTAATGGCTTTTTGGCTCGGGCTAATGAAAATCGCGGAAGAGGCGGGACTCGTACGATTGCTGGCGCGGCTCATTTCTCCGCTGATGCCATTCCTTTTTCCCGACGTGCCGCGGAAGCATCCGGCGGTCGGTTACATCGTATCGAACATTTCTGCCAACTTGTTCGGCCTCGGTAATGCGGCGACGCCAATGGGGATCAAAGCGATGCAGGCGTTGCAAGAGTTAAATCCAAATAAAGAGACGGCTACTCCGGCGATGTGTACGCTACTCGCGATTAATACGGCGGGGGTGACGCTCATTCCGACGATGGTGCTCGGTATTCGCATGCAGTACGGTTCGGCGGCGCCAGCGGAAATTATCGGGCCGACGCTAATCGCTACGTGCTGTGGTACGCTGGCGGCACTCGCGTTGGATCGGTGGTTCCGCTTTCGCTCACACGTGCGGCAATAGCATTAAGCGCGAGGACGACCACAGGCAGCTTGGCGAGGAAGTTTGTACACATGACGCTCGTACGACGCTGGTCTCGCCAAGCCGATCGTGCGAACCTGAATACAACAGACGTCGCGATCACAACCGCGCGCAGGATGAAGTAGCGAGCGGTTGCGGTTGGGAGCGAAAGCGGTGTCGGTGCTGGCACGTGGAGCGGCGTTTGCCGGGACAAGGTTACGTAGTCTAAAGAGAAAGCAGGTGGGATGTTGTTAGCTACAATGGAATTAATCTCAAGTTGGCTGTTGCCAGCACTCATCGCTTTCGTACCAGTCTACGGCTTGGCGCGGCGAGTGAATGTGTTTGACAGTTTCGTCAGCGGTGCCAAAGAGAGCATTCCGACGATGCTTAGCATTTTTCCTAACTTGCTCGGGATGATGGTCAGTATTCACGTGTTTCGCGAATCGGGGGCGATGGATCTCGTGATTGCCGCGCTCTCTCCGTTGTTACAGTGGATGAATTTTCCTGAAGAAGTCGTGCCACTGGCGATGATGCGACCCATTTCCGGCTCGGGTTCACTCGCGCTCGCGGCGGAATTAATCCGCGACTACGGCCCAGACACTTTCCTCGGGCGCCTCGCTTCGACGATGCAAGGGAGTACCGATACGACGTTGTACGTGCTCACCGTCTACTTCGGCGCCGTTAGTATTCGCAACAGCCGCTACGCGTTAAAGGTCGGTTTACTCGCCGATGCGGTCGGCTTGCTGTCCGCGTGGCTGTTAGTGACCGTTATGTTTGCCTAATAGAAAGCGCCACCGCCGCTGTACCGCCTGGCGAGGGGGCTTTTTTTGTGAAGGTGTATAGGAAGGTGTTATAATATGTGATAACGTTGTCGGCTGGCTACTGTCCAGTCGTTTTTCTTGTGTGTATGCCGAAAGACCGTTAAGATGGGAAGGTGAGGTGGTACGGTGCAAGAACGTTTGCAAAAAGTCATTGCCGGCGCCGGCATTGCGTCGCGCCGTAAAGCGGAACAACTCATTGCTGCCGGACGGGTGCAAGTGAACGGGGAGACGGTGACGACACTCGGAACAAAAGTCGATGTGAACAGTGACGAAGTGACTGTCGACGGCCGGACCATCGGGCAGGAAACGTTTCACTATTACATGTTTTATAAACCGACCGGCGTCATTACGAGTGTGGAAGACCAGTTTGCGCGCAAGGTCGTCACAGATTACTTTAAACGCGTGCCGGCGAGGATGTACCCAGTCGGGCGCTTGGATTACGACACGGAAGGGCTCTTATTAATGACGAACGACGGGGAGCTCACACATCGCTTAACGCACCCTAGCTATGAAATCGAAAAGAGTTACCTCGCACGCGTCAAGGGGGTGCCAAATGACGCCGCACTTATGCAGTTGCGCCGCGGCGTGGCGCTCGATGACGGTCTAACGGCGCCGGCGCGCGCCTCGCTCGTCCGCGTCGAAGGAGAAAACGCGTGGCTACGGCTCGTCATTCACGAAGGGAGAAACCGACAAGTACGGCGCATGTGTGCGGCGGTCGGTTTTCCGGTACTTACTTTAAAGCGGGACGGCCTCGGCTGTCTAACCCTCGGTAAACTGACAGCGGGACAATATCGTCCCTTGCAGAAGAGAGAATTGGACAAGTTGCGGCAGTTAGTCGGGCTAAACAGTTAAGAGGTTCACACAATAGTCAAAGGTACAATCTAAGCATTTTTGTTATCAAAGTTATAATAATGTGGAGAGTGTGCGTAAGTAGAGTGGGGGCTGGTGTAACAAAAATGGTTGAAAATACGAAGTGTGCGTGCGGACACAACAACCCAGTCGGAACTGTTTTGTGCGAGCACTGCGGGCGTCCGCTCGACGTTGAAGTTGAGAATATCGCGCAAGGAAAGTTAGACATGCGCTACGAAGGGAAAGCGCGGCGTTCACAAAAACGACATAAGTCGCTCGTCGACCGCGTATGGACGTTTTTTTCTTCTGTTAAAGTCGCGATCGTCTTGATTGCCATTACCCTTCTCGCTTCCATCATCGGCACGATTTTTCCCCAAGAGCGAAACATTTCGGCCGTCGACGTCGAAGCTTGGTACGAACAGGAGTACGGCGTATGGGGTGAAATATACTACAACCTCGGATTAGGCGATTTGTATGGTTCGTGGTGGTACGTGCTGTTAGTGTTTCTCATCGGCACATCGCTCGTCATCTGTAGCCTCGACCGCATTATCCCGCTGTATAAGGCGCTCAAATATCAGCGCGTCAAAAAAGACGTCGGCTTTATTGAGAAACAGCGCGTCGCCGGCAAGCGCGACATTGCAAACGAAGACGGCGGAGCACTGCTCGACAGGCTCGCCTTGAAACTGTCGGAGCGGCGGTATAACGTGAGGCGCGAAGGCAACGCCTTGCTAGCGGAGAAAGGAAGAATTAGCCGCTGGGGACCGTACATTAACCATATCGGACTCATTATTTTCTTGATCGGCATGTTAATGCGGTTGTTGCCCGGCTGGTATTTGGACGAGATGACGTGGGTTGTCGAAGGTGAGACGAACAAACTGCGCGGCACGGAATATTACCTCAAAAATAATGGTTTCAAGGTCGAATACTACGACCCGGAAGAAGCGGGGCAACAAAAGATCGAAAAGAAATTTGAGACGAAAGCGGTGTTGTATGAAAAAGATTTAGCGAGCGGCAAAATGACTGAAGTAGCTGAAAAAGCGATCAACGTGAACGACCCGCTGCAGTACAACGGTGTAAATATTTATCAAGCGCTATATCAAGAACAAGCGTTAACCGCGATGACTTTGGCTGTCACCGATAAAAAAACTGGTGAGGCTGTCGGGGAAATAGATATTGATTTGCGCGATCCGGACACGATGTACGAATTGCCAGGAGGGGTTAAGATCGAAGCGCTGCGGTACTATCCGTCTTTCGCGCTCGAAGAGACAACAGGTGTGGACGGAGAAGTGAAAACGCGTGCGGCGACTCGTTCGCGCGATCCGGATCAACCAGGCTTGCAGTTCAAAATTACGTCGCCTAAAGTACCGGATGGTGAGGAAATATGGGTGATTGCAGGTGGAAATCTCGACGAACAGTTTAAAGACAACCGCTACAAACTGAAATTGTCTAACATCGAGTTCGCCTATTCGAGTGGGCTGCAGGTGCGCATCGATAAAGCGTTGCCGATCGTTTTGGTCGGTGCGGTCATTTTTCTCATCGGCGTGGTGATGGGCTTTCACTGGCAACATCGCCGCGTATGGGTCAACATTAAGGACGACATGCTCTACTTCGGCGCCCATA is a window from the Numidum massiliense genome containing:
- the resB gene encoding cytochrome c biogenesis protein ResB, whose translation is MVENTKCACGHNNPVGTVLCEHCGRPLDVEVENIAQGKLDMRYEGKARRSQKRHKSLVDRVWTFFSSVKVAIVLIAITLLASIIGTIFPQERNISAVDVEAWYEQEYGVWGEIYYNLGLGDLYGSWWYVLLVFLIGTSLVICSLDRIIPLYKALKYQRVKKDVGFIEKQRVAGKRDIANEDGGALLDRLALKLSERRYNVRREGNALLAEKGRISRWGPYINHIGLIIFLIGMLMRLLPGWYLDEMTWVVEGETNKLRGTEYYLKNNGFKVEYYDPEEAGQQKIEKKFETKAVLYEKDLASGKMTEVAEKAINVNDPLQYNGVNIYQALYQEQALTAMTLAVTDKKTGEAVGEIDIDLRDPDTMYELPGGVKIEALRYYPSFALEETTGVDGEVKTRAATRSRDPDQPGLQFKITSPKVPDGEEIWVIAGGNLDEQFKDNRYKLKLSNIEFAYSSGLQVRIDKALPIVLVGAVIFLIGVVMGFHWQHRRVWVNIKDDMLYFGAHTNKNWYGLKNDVRPAAEAADIHIGDDAKS
- a CDS encoding nucleoside recognition domain-containing protein, whose translation is MLPYIWTFFIVSGVIAAAAQGKIDSVFPAVLTGAKESLLLCAGLVTVMAFWLGLMKIAEEAGLVRLLARLISPLMPFLFPDVPRKHPAVGYIVSNISANLFGLGNAATPMGIKAMQALQELNPNKETATPAMCTLLAINTAGVTLIPTMVLGIRMQYGSAAPAEIIGPTLIATCCGTLAALALDRWFRFRSHVRQ
- a CDS encoding spore maturation protein — its product is MLATMELISSWLLPALIAFVPVYGLARRVNVFDSFVSGAKESIPTMLSIFPNLLGMMVSIHVFRESGAMDLVIAALSPLLQWMNFPEEVVPLAMMRPISGSGSLALAAELIRDYGPDTFLGRLASTMQGSTDTTLYVLTVYFGAVSIRNSRYALKVGLLADAVGLLSAWLLVTVMFA
- a CDS encoding pseudouridine synthase gives rise to the protein MQERLQKVIAGAGIASRRKAEQLIAAGRVQVNGETVTTLGTKVDVNSDEVTVDGRTIGQETFHYYMFYKPTGVITSVEDQFARKVVTDYFKRVPARMYPVGRLDYDTEGLLLMTNDGELTHRLTHPSYEIEKSYLARVKGVPNDAALMQLRRGVALDDGLTAPARASLVRVEGENAWLRLVIHEGRNRQVRRMCAAVGFPVLTLKRDGLGCLTLGKLTAGQYRPLQKRELDKLRQLVGLNS